CGCTACTTCTCGCGTAGATCTTTGCTCATACCTAAAAAAATTTTTTCTGTATGAGAACATGGTTGGCCTCCTTTATTTTCCATTTTCTAGCTGAGACTTTGAAACGGCTTCTTGGTTTTTAGAATGAAACTTCAATTCTTGAACATTTCCCTTGGATCTCCAAGGAATTTCTTGAACATCGAAGAAAGTCACATAAAGCATATAGCCAATAAGAAGGGTAGCAAAAAGGGTTTGAAGAGCTTCCAATAACTTTATATTCAAGGGCCTGCCTCTTATCCATTCCACGAGCCCCAGAAGTATATGCCCACCATCCAGAACGGGAATCGGAAACAAGTTAATCAGCGCAGCGTTAACATTAAATAGCACACTAAACCAAAGAGCAAGCCTCCACCCATGGGAACTTTCAAAGAGCATGTAATAAAACCTCATTATTCCAATCGGTCCACTTAAATGTTGGGGTTTGATGTCAGATTTAGGCGAGAGAACAGCTTGCAAAACATTAAACATTGCCGAAATACTCGCTTTGAGTTGTTCAAACGGTCCGGGATGAGAAAGGGTCATCTGGCCATTTAAATCCCAGAGTATACCGATTCGGGGAATCTTTTCACCCTCAGGAAAAGTGGGTTTTATATTTACTGTAAAAGTCTTCTTCCCTCTTCTAATCAAAAGGGTCATTTCCTTCTGAAGATGGGTCGAAATGTAGTCATTCAAAAGAAAGGGAGAATAAAGTTTTTGCCCATCAACCTCAAGAATTTGATCGTTAGGTTGAATAGATGCAGCATCGGCAGGGCTACCAGGGAAAACTTTAGCCACCGTAGGGGTCTGAGCGGGCATAATAAAAATCTGTCTTAAACTTTTTCTCTGAAACGCAGACCTCTCTTCTTTTATGGGAATTACGTTAAAATTCAATATTTTTCCCTCTCTCTCCACCTCAACAGCAATCGTTGATCCTTCACTACGAACGATGTTCCAAGTCACCGAATCATTGTCCATACCTTGAAAGCGGCTTACGGGATGACCATCAATTTTTAGGATTTTATCGCCCGCTTTTAAGCCCGCATGATCAGCAGGAGAATCCTTAACGACATAACCAATGACCGTCGTCATTTCGCTTTCACTCACGGGCCTACCCACAACATAAACAATCAGGGCAAATACGAGAGCCAAAAGAAGACTAAAAACGGGACCAGCAAGAGCAACAATAATCTTGTCCTTTGGAGAAACGGGAGGTAATTTGGGCTTAGAAGAGTTATTCTCTCCTTCTTTATCCTCGTTGGGTATCATCTGGGGCAGGGCAACAAATCCGCCTGCGGGTATCCATCCAAGGCTATAAGTCACTCCACCTATTTCCTTTTTCCACAGTGGATGCCCAAACCAAACTCCAAACCTCTCCACCACTAACCCTCTCCATTTTGCAGCTAAAAAATGGCCCAACTCATGAACAACAATCATGACGTTGAAAAGGAAAACCACCTCCAATAAAATGACCAGAAAATGAAGAAGCGATTGAAAAGACATGGAAATTATAAACAATTTATTCTACAAAGCACTAAAGTCGAACTCTTTTTTTTATCCACTCTCGCGCAGCTGCCCTAGACATCTTATCTGCATAGATGATCTCATCGAGTTGCGGATCTTTAATCTGTTTGTGGGTATCCAGAACATGGCGGACACAGTCCCAAATTTCAGAAAAAGAAATTTTGCCATCAAGAAAAGATTCAACAGCAACCTCGTTGGCTGCATTTAATGCGCAAGGATACGTTCCAGCTGCTTCCCCAGCAAATCTTGAAAGATTAAGAGCGGGGAAACATTTATGATCAGGTGATTCGAAGGTTAAAGAGCCAATTTCATAAAGGTTTAGAGGCCTAACAGGGCTAGGCAATCTTTCAGGAAAAGTAAAAGAAAACTGGATCGGCAGGCACATATCGGAATGGCTAAGTTGAGCAAGTTGAGAGCCATCACAAAATTCAACAAGAGAATGAATAATGCTTTGGGGGTGAATAACGACTTCGATTTGAGAATAAGGAATAGAGAAAAGATGATGGGCTTCAATCATTTCTAGCCCCTTGTTAAAGAGAGAGGCCGAATCAATAGTAATTTTTTTGCCCATTTTCCAGGTCGGATGATTCAAGGCCTCCTCAACCGTTACTTTCTTTAGCTTTTCGATACTATAACCTCTGAACGGTCCACCGGAAGCAGTAAGGATGATTCGTCTTATTGAACGCCTATCCTCAGCCCGAATGCATTGGAAAACAGCGCTATGTTCACTGTCCACGGGAATGATCTGGACATTCTTTTCCCTTATCCTCTTCATCACCACGCTACCAGCCATTACCAGGATTTCCTTGCTCGCCAAGGCAACATGGATCCCCTTTTCTATGGCTTTTAAAGTAGGTTCTAGTCCAGCCGTACCCACAATGGCCACAAGGATAATGTCCGCATCAAGCTCTTCAACTAGAGCGTTCAGGCTTTCTGGACCCCAAAACCCCTTGGAATGTGAAAATTCGTTGAACCATTCAGGCTGAAAGGACGCATTCCATAGAGCAAAAGCACGAGGATTAAATTCAAGGCACTGTTGCCTAAGCAGTTCTGACTGAGATCCTGCAGCCAAACCCACAATTTCAACCCGATCAGAAAGCTTCCTTGCCACCTCCAGAGCATTACGACCGATGGATCCAGTTGAACCAAGAATAATGACTTTTTTCCTCATGAACAAGTCAAGGAAAGGAAAATAGAGATTTTCGAAAGCCTCCTAATTTGTCGAATTTATATTCCTAGCTAACTCAAAAAGCCGATCAAATTCCTCTCTAGACCGAACCGCAAGTTCTGCTAGCATTTTCCTGTTCATTAGAACACCTGATTTCTTCAAGGCTTCCATAAACCGACTATAGGTCATCCCTCGATTTCTGCAGGCCACATTAATTCTCTGGATCCATAGAGCACGAAACTCCCTTTTTTTATTTTTCCTGTCCCTGTAGGACCAGTATCTGGCTTTATATAGGGCATCTTTAGCATACCTAAAGAGTTTGCTTCTTCTTCCTCGGAAACCTCGTGCACATCGTAGAAGCCTCTTGCGTCGTTTTCGTGACTGAGCTGAATTGGTTGCTCTTGCCATATCTACTTTCTCCTTAGCTCGTTAGCGTATCATTTAAAAAACTAGTGGTCTTAAGAAAAGGGCAGACTTTCAACAATTCTCTTTCTGTCCGAGTTGTCTACAACTTTTGGAGAACCTATTCTTCTCATCCTTTTCCTGTTTTTCGAAGAAGCCAAATGACGCCTCCCCGATCCAAAATAGAGGACCTTTCCTTTAGCTGATACTTTAAATCTTTTTGCCGCCGCTTTCTTTGTTTTTCTTCTAGCTATAGGTTTAGGCATCTTTATTTCTCCAGTCTTTTGAAATTTTTACTTCTCCTTCTGTTTTTCCTTCTCTTCTTGCTTTTGCTTTGTTGCCTCCAGTTCAGGAAGGTTATACTTTAGCATCCTTTTGTTTGCAGGTAAAGGAATAAAAGTAAGGGAAATGTTTCTACCTGCAAGTTTGGGCTCCTGTTCCGTTTGGCCTATATGAGCCAACTCCTTAATCAACCGATTCATCAGGTTCAAAGCTAAATCTTGATGGGTGATCTCTCTTCCTCTTAAAAAAAGATTGAACTTCACTTTCATGCCCTTGGCCATGAAAGCTTCTGCTTGTTTAAGCTTTATAAGAAAATCATGTTCGTTAATATTCACATGAAGCTGGATTTCTTTAAGCTTGACCGCCCCTTTTTTCGAATCTTTTTCCTTTTTGGACAACGAATATTTATATTTTCCATAATCCAGGATCTTACAAACGGGGGGATGCGCATTGGGAGAAACCTCCACGAGATCTAGTCCTTGTTGTTGAGCTCTTAGTTGAGCTTCTTGAATGGGAAGCACACCTAATGATTTACCTGTTGAATCAATGACAAGGACCTCTTTTGCTCGAATAGCATTATTAATCCGAACAAAGGTTTTCTTATTATGTTGGAAGCGGGATGATGGATGCACAGTGGAATCGCAACTTAGAGTCTACGCTCTTTATATTCAGCCGTAATAAGAGAAATAAAATGATCTAATTGCATTTCTCCAATATTACCTTTTTTTGCAGATCTAACCGAAACTCTAGACATTTGTTCTTCTTTTTTACCAACGATTAGCATATAAGGCACTTTTTCAAGTTGTGCAACTCTAATTTTTGCTCCAAGTGTTTCATTTTTTCTATCTAGATTAACTCTAAAATGATTTTGTTGCAAAATCTCTTTTATTTTTTCCCCATAATTCACAAAGGCATCGGAAACAGGGATGATTCGAACCTGTTCAGGGGCAAGCCACAAAGGAAAATGTCCCTCAAAATGCTCAATCAAAATCGCAAGAAATCGTTCAAGAGATCCAAACGGAGCCCGGTGGATGATTACCGGTAGATGAGGGTGTCCATCTTCTCCAACATAAGAAAGAGAAAACCGTGACGGTAAGTTATAGTCCAATTGGACCGTTCCCAGTTGCCATGACCTGCCAATAGCATCTTTTACAAGGAAATCCACCTTGGGACCATAAAAAGCGGCTTCTCCGGGTTCCTCCACAAAATCAAAGCCGCTCTGGGCAGCCGCTTTACGCAAATCCTCTTCAGCCTTTTTCCAGCTTTCAGGATTGCCCACATACTTCTCCTTATCTTCCCCTCTTAATCCCAACCTTACTTTCGTATCCAAAAGGCCCATTTTTTGAACAACGACTTTCACTAGCTCCAAGCAACTCAAAAGCTCACCCTCTACCTGACTTTCCATACAGAAAATATGGGCATCATCCTGGGTAAAGCCGCGCACACGGGTAAGACCCGAAAGCTCCCCCGATTTTTCAAACCTGTATACAGTCCCAAACTCGGCTATTCGAATAGGCAAATCCCTATAAG
The DNA window shown above is from Methylacidiphilum caldifontis and carries:
- the rseP gene encoding RIP metalloprotease RseP; this encodes MSFQSLLHFLVILLEVVFLFNVMIVVHELGHFLAAKWRGLVVERFGVWFGHPLWKKEIGGVTYSLGWIPAGGFVALPQMIPNEDKEGENNSSKPKLPPVSPKDKIIVALAGPVFSLLLALVFALIVYVVGRPVSESEMTTVIGYVVKDSPADHAGLKAGDKILKIDGHPVSRFQGMDNDSVTWNIVRSEGSTIAVEVEREGKILNFNVIPIKEERSAFQRKSLRQIFIMPAQTPTVAKVFPGSPADAASIQPNDQILEVDGQKLYSPFLLNDYISTHLQKEMTLLIRRGKKTFTVNIKPTFPEGEKIPRIGILWDLNGQMTLSHPGPFEQLKASISAMFNVLQAVLSPKSDIKPQHLSGPIGIMRFYYMLFESSHGWRLALWFSVLFNVNAALINLFPIPVLDGGHILLGLVEWIRGRPLNIKLLEALQTLFATLLIGYMLYVTFFDVQEIPWRSKGNVQELKFHSKNQEAVSKSQLENGK
- a CDS encoding 1-deoxy-D-xylulose-5-phosphate reductoisomerase, producing the protein MRKKVIILGSTGSIGRNALEVARKLSDRVEIVGLAAGSQSELLRQQCLEFNPRAFALWNASFQPEWFNEFSHSKGFWGPESLNALVEELDADIILVAIVGTAGLEPTLKAIEKGIHVALASKEILVMAGSVVMKRIREKNVQIIPVDSEHSAVFQCIRAEDRRSIRRIILTASGGPFRGYSIEKLKKVTVEEALNHPTWKMGKKITIDSASLFNKGLEMIEAHHLFSIPYSQIEVVIHPQSIIHSLVEFCDGSQLAQLSHSDMCLPIQFSFTFPERLPSPVRPLNLYEIGSLTFESPDHKCFPALNLSRFAGEAAGTYPCALNAANEVAVESFLDGKISFSEIWDCVRHVLDTHKQIKDPQLDEIIYADKMSRAAAREWIKKRVRL
- the infC gene encoding translation initiation factor IF-3 translates to MHPSSRFQHNKKTFVRINNAIRAKEVLVIDSTGKSLGVLPIQEAQLRAQQQGLDLVEVSPNAHPPVCKILDYGKYKYSLSKKEKDSKKGAVKLKEIQLHVNINEHDFLIKLKQAEAFMAKGMKVKFNLFLRGREITHQDLALNLMNRLIKELAHIGQTEQEPKLAGRNISLTFIPLPANKRMLKYNLPELEATKQKQEEKEKQKEK
- the rpmI gene encoding 50S ribosomal protein L35, whose translation is MPKPIARRKTKKAAAKRFKVSAKGKVLYFGSGRRHLASSKNRKRMRRIGSPKVVDNSDRKRIVESLPFS
- the rplT gene encoding 50S ribosomal protein L20 codes for the protein MARATNSAQSRKRRKRLLRCARGFRGRRSKLFRYAKDALYKARYWSYRDRKNKKREFRALWIQRINVACRNRGMTYSRFMEALKKSGVLMNRKMLAELAVRSREEFDRLFELARNINSTN